CTGtcacctcttccctcccctcGGCCCCACTGCTGCAGCTGAAGTGCCTGGTTCTGCTGCAATGTCCCTCGCTGCCCAGACggcagctggggacagcagcaccagccccctgAAGCTGAACCCCCCAAGCCCGGGTTCACCCGGCGCTGCTGGGGGTCCCCGGACCCCAATTCCCCCGGACCCCTCCTCTCCCGCCTCTGCCGTGTCGGAGGCAGCTGATGGCAATAAAGGCGGCCGGCGGGGGCTGTGGTTGTGTGTGACCGTCATGTCCGTGTTATGCTGCCGGGATCCTTCGCACCGGCCCGGGGGCGGCCGCAGGCGCCGGGGAACGCCTGTTTCGCTTATTTTTATCCCTGCGGTCGTGGCAAAGCACCACACACCATCATGTTTTTCTCGTTATTTCTCTCTTCCGCCGCGGGGTCCCCGGCTCCGCCCGGCAGCAGGGCGGGAACGGCGGAACGCAGCGCCCATGggcgggggcgcggcggggccgttTGGGCGTTGCACGGCGGGGCCGCTCCGCCCTGTCGGCGCTGCTTCCCGCCTGTCCGTCCCGCAAAGCGCTCCCCCGGGCGCGGCCATGCTGCCCTGGCGCCGGGCCCTGCGGCCCGCGGGGCTGCTCCGCTCGGCCGGTTTCCCCCGCGCCGGAGCCGCCCGCCGAGCGCGCTGCGGGCcgggggggcgcggggccgcgctGCCCGCGGGGCCGGACCTGCGGCACTTCCTGCGAGGGGCCGCCGCGGGGGAGCCGCAGCCAGAGCCGGAGCCGCAGCCGAGCTCTGCCCCCGGGCCCGGGAAAGGTCCGTGGCGGGGcccgggagctggggggtggccggggccgggccggggttcGTGATGCCCCgcagccggagcagggtcagtgCAGCGTGCACGGCACACACGGGTTATTCGGGTGCCCTGGGGGGCCAGAAGGTTGTTTTAACGTTAGCAGTAGTCCAGCTCGCTGCCCACGTACCTGTTGTTGTGTCTCCCCGGCCGTGCAGGCTCACTGGGGAGTGGTTGCTCTGACCTGTCTGTGATTCGTGTGCGGGTTGGCAGCCGGGGAAGGGGCAGAGCTTGGGAACGGGGCAGAGCTCTTGGCTCTGGGATGGGGCTTGTTGCACTCGATGCTGTCTCAGTAACAAACACGGCTTCTGCACCTCTGCCAGGCACCAGACACAGTCACGACCTGTGGTGTTGCAGTGACGTGCCCTGAGGTCCTCGGGCTCCTCAGAGTCTGTCTTTGTGTTTGTCTTATCCTTTCGGTATGGGCTGCGAGTGAAGCAGCTTTTATGCAGTCCCATGATGGGACTGAAGTTCCTTCCTATAGAGAGGGTCCTTGAGAGCACCCAGGCAGGCAGCTGTGTCACAGCGCCTTTGTTGCAGTGTACCTGGAGACCTACGGCTGCCAAATGAACGTCAACGACACCGAGATCGCCTGGGCCATCCTGCAGAAGAGCGGCTACGCGAGGACCAGGGACCTGGCTGAGGTGGGGAACCGGCAGCTCCGGCAGCGGGTCTGGAGGCACCACCCTGCGCTGTGCCTGCGCGTCCTGGCGTCTGTCTGCAGCGCAGTCCTGTGGGATGGTGTGGTTTTTGCAGTTTAAGTTCTGGAGAGTATAGGAAACTACCTAATGTGTGCTAGAAAGCTGTGAGGTTtgggctttttctgttttttttttttttttatgtctttaagCTGCTGGGTTTCCTCTCAGTTGGAGAGGGATTGGACACAGCAGGATGCTCCTGACTCATCTTTGTCTGAGTTTACTTCTGCCATTTACTGGAAGGCTCAGCTTGTCTTCTGCAGAAACCTCTCATGCACCTGGGCAGATCTTTTTCACTGAGTTAAATGAGTTTTGTAGTCTGCCCAGtcaggtttcctgtgcagggcATGAGTACTTACCACTTGGCTTTTAcaaattctttttcctttttttgttgttttcattttaggcAGATGTGATTCTCCTCGTCACCTGTTCCATCAGGTAAGGAAACTTTTGTCACCGCTAGTTTTGTACAGTTTTTAAGGAATTACTATTTGAAAACCAAGGCAATAAATGTGTTGTGTGAGTAAAAGAGCATGCAGATGTGAAACTGCTCGTGTAGCTGAAGGTAAAGCTAGCTGATGCTACAACACGTAGCATTAGTTGTGCTCTTAATTGCTTTTCTGTAGAGCGAGAAACTCTTTGGTAGTGTAAGCTCTGTGTATACATCATGGGCTGTTAGAAATCTGTGCATATTTGTGCTTTAatgatttcagatttttttattctgttttctctttaacTGACTGTCTGCCCAGTACAGAGTCTGTGCTTTAAAAATTTGGAAAATAAGTTTTAAGGGAAATCTGGGCTATAAATATGTAGACAATTTAGCCTTTTTCTTGAATGCAGCAGATGTTGGGTGCTCGGTGTCATTGCAGGGCAGCTCATGTTGGCGGgctcaggcagactgtctccgcAAGAGTTTTGTCCCTGAGTCTCTGCAGGGCAGATGCTCCCAAGCAAGCAAAGTGATGGCAGATAAGCTAGAGTAAAACCGTAATCACACCACAAATGGCACTTTCTCGTGCCATCAGATCATCAAGTGGATGATTCCCTATCTTTGCTTGAGTTCTCTTCTCAAAGCACTTGGTCCACTTCACGCTGCGGGACTGTTAAAGTGTGATAATCAGAATAGCGGCTGTTTGATCAGAATAAGGGCTGTTTGATCGAAATAATGTGTGTCTGATTGGAACAGAAGTGGTTTGACAGGAGTAACAGCAGTTTTGTTGTTAACGGCAGTGTCCTGCCCtggcagggagaaggcagagcaGACCATCTGGAACCGCCTGCAGCACCTCAAGGCGCTGAAAGCCCGGCGGCAGCCGGCTCGCCCACCTCTCCGCATCGGGATCCTGGGTACTTGTCGGAATGCACAGCAGTGTATGACACACTGCTATGCCACATACCACCGTGCCACCTTCCCTTGTCTCCTCTGGTGGCATCAGGCCTGTTCTGCAGGGGGAGGGCAGCCATGGAGGGTTGTAGAGGAGTAACAGGCGCTGCCTCATGAGGACCCTTCTCCTTTGGCGCAGGATGCATGGCCGAGAGGCTTAAGGAGGAGATCCTGCACAGGGAGAAGCTGGTCGATATTGTGGCAGGCCCTGATGCATACCGTGACCTTCCGCGGCTGCTGGCCGTGGCAGAGTCTGGCCAGCAAGCTGCCAATGTCCTGCTGTCACTGGATGAGACTTACGCAGATATCCTGCCCGTCCAGACCAGCGCAGGTGGCACCACAGCGTTTGTGTAAGTACCTTTGCCCTGAGCGTGGTTCTATGGCTCTGGGAACGCTGCTGTGCGGAGCAGccgtgttggtgacagcagctgccCGGGGGTGTGGTGTCTGGGCTCCTCTCCTTGGAGAGCGCTGGTTTTCTGAGCCCTGTGCTGCACCACGTGATTTCTGTCCCACCGACATTTGTGCCTTTCTGAGCTCTGTGCCTCTCGCATCCCCTGCCTTCTGCGGTGTCCTGCCCCAGGTTCTCCTATTTAGTTCTTCTGATCCTGCATGCACTGTaacttgtgttggttttgtttccatttgtCTGGTTTTGCTAATAAGATTCTGAAACATTAAATCAGACTCTGCTCAGTGTGGCCATGGGGCACAAGACAGTGTCACTGTCTGCGGGAACAGACTGCAGTGGGATCTTTCACCTTGGCCACGTTGCCATGCAAGTCTGTGCCTCAGTAGTTGCTTCCCAAGTTTTCTGGAAGTGTGCTCAGGAAATCAGGTGTGAGGGGGACACgcaggaggcagctctgccaggagcaGTGTGAGCCACCTTCAGAGCCagtgctgtgtgtgctggggcTGGACCAGGTCCGAGCAGGGCAGGATGCGACACGGTTAATTCCTCCAGAGCAATCGAGGTGTGACCTGGGCTTCTCCTCTGGGCAGATCGATCATGCGGGGCTGTGACAACATGTGCAGCTATTGCATTGTGCCCTTCACGCGTGGCCGTGAGAGAAGCCGCCCCGTTGCCTCCATCCTGCAGGAAGTGAGGATGCTCTCGGACCAGGTGAGGCAGAGGATGGTTCTTGGTGACAGTGTGTGCAGTCACACCTTGGACCAGTGATACTGCCTTTATCTGTGGGGATGTGGTTACTGGAGGGTTCCACTAGTGGCTTTTTGATTTCCTGTGTAATTGtctgagacagacagacagacaggggagGGCTTCCTATGAAGACTCCTTCTTGAAGTATGAATGAAACAGCAGCTGCCCCTGCAGCTCAACCATCCTGACAGGgttatgttttttcctttctgtttatcTTTGCAGGGAGTGAAGGAAGTGACCCTTTTGGGTCAGAATGTCAACAGCTTTCGGGACACATCGGAGGTGCAGTTTCAATCAGCTGCTGCCCCAGGGCTCACTCGTGGCTTTAGCACAGTTTACAAAGCTAAACCAGGAGGCTTGCGCTTTGCGCATCTTCTAGACCAGGTTTCTAGGATTGATCCAGAAATGAGGATCCGTTTCACCTCTCCACACCCCAAGGATTTTCCTGATGAGGCAAGTGTAGAATAAACACCCAGACCCCAGCTTGAGGGCAGGCAGCTCTGAACTGTGAGATGTGATTGTGTGTGGGCTGCAGTTCCTTCCTAGAgggaacacagaatcacagggtgggAACAGCAGCTCCCAGGCGTAAATGTTTGTGCTAAAGCTGATAGGTTTGGAATCTGCTGCCTTTTACCCAGGAAATCCTGTTACGTAGGCATCCTGGTAGTGTAGAGCTGCCTGTGACATTGTCTCCCGCTTGCCCATCGCAGGTCCTGCAGCTGATCCAGGAGCGACACAACATCTGCAAACAGCTTCACCTGCCCGCACAGAGTGGGAGCACGCGAGTCCTAGAGACCATGCGACGGGGGTGAGTGTCCCCACGGGCAGTCCTGTACGCTGCCTGCTTTTAGGGTGCTGCTTTCTCCTCATCGATGTTGTTGTTTTCTGATTAGCAGATCCCTGTTGTTCTTTTCAGATACACAAGAGAAGCATATTTAGAACTTGTACAGCATGTGCGTGAGTCCATTCCAGGTAGGGGCTCGGTCAGACTGGGTCTGAGCTCAGCACAGCTGTATCTCACTGTCCTTGAGTGAAGCGTTCCTCTCTTCCCTGAGGGAGCTGTTAAGCTGTGTCTTTCTTACAGGAGTGAGCTTAAGCAGCGATTTCATTGCTGGCTtctgcggagagacggaggaagATCACCAGCAGACTGTGTCCTTGCTGCGGGAAGTGCGCTACAACGTGGGGTTCCTGTTTGCCTACAGCAtgaggcaggtgagtgcaggACCCGAGGGAGAAGACTCTTCTCTCTGGGTATCTCACCTAATTCCTGAGTGCTGTTGCTCACAGTAAGACACTAAAACAAAAGCTATTGAAGACAATAGCTAAAGACATGGTATATGGGTAGATTTTTTTGCTTGCATGCAGCACTTGTAGGGTGTGTGGCTCTGCAGGGGCCACCTTTGTGCCTGAAAGGCTTCCGGCTCCTTGTGTGAGCATCAGGGCTGATTCGTGACCAAGTGACCTGGCTCTGCAGGCGCTCCAGAGTGATTGCAGGGAAGCAGTCCTGGCTGCAGAAATGTGTCTGCAGGTACCTTTGTATTTGCTAATGAAAGTTGTGCTGATGTAGCTGAGCTGAAGCCAGCTACAGAAGCTCTGACAGTTGAGTCTGGAGGGAAGCGATGAGTTTTCAGAAGGTATTTCCATGAGAAGAGTGGGTAGCTGATAAGTTTCCATTAGAATGCTCTCAAAGTGTATGATGCTGATGGGGAGGAGGACAGGAGGTAGGAAACACAAGGAAGCAAGGGAATATGGATCACCTCGCAGCATTTGGGACTGGATGGAGTAGAGTCCATTGCCTGACCCTGTGGCCAGACAGACAGCAGACACACCTCGTAGGAGCTGCAGAACTGCTCCACACACACGGGTACTCAGTGCCCTGCACCAAATCTCTGCCACAAAGGTGGTGCAGAAAGAATGTGAGCAACTCAAGGACGTTGCTGGTGCTTAGCAACTGAAAATGTTCCCTGGGGTTGTAAATACAAACTAATGTATGGacagctgctgctggctggggtcaGGCGAGGTTCTGATCTCAGAGTGTTGGTTACTGAGGGGCCACACTTGTTTTGTCTGTTCGCAGAAAACCCGGGCGTATCACCGGCTGCAAGATGATGTGCCTGCAGACGTGAAAAAGCGGCGGCTGGAGGAGCTCATTACCGTGTTCCGAGAGGAGGCTGCGAGGGCACACAGGGCAATGGTGGGCCAGGCCCAGCTGGTGCTGGTGGAGGGGGTGAGTGTGCCCCGAGCAGTGTCCTGCTCCCCTCTGACTGGCCGAGCACTGTGGTAGTGCAGGCTGTGAAACGTTGGCTGTGGTGCGGGGCTGTCATGCAGCAGCTTTGCCTGTAGCACGTTGTTACCCGGCATGTTTAATAGGGTGGAATGTGGGTTTTAATGCTGACAATAGCGCTCAATTAATTATTGAGGCTCTAAAGCCCAGCGGTGTACAGGAGCTGTCACAGGTAATGGTCCCTGtcctcctcccagcccagcaAGCGCTCTGCCTCCGAGCTGTGCGGGAGGAACGACGGCAACATCAGGGTGATCTTCCCCGACACCGAGACGGAGGACGCTGCGGGCTGCCAGGCGCCGGTCAGAGCCCAGCCGGGGGACTACGTGCTGGTGAAGGTGACCTGTCTGCAATgtgtttcctcgggctctcttcCTTGCATAGTGCTGTTCTTGAGAGCAGCTGCTGCCAGGAGAACTGAGGATTAGAATGGATCCTCCTGGGCATTCCTGCTCCTGAGGATGGCTGTGTGTCCCTTGCAGGTGACGGCTGCCAGCTCACAGACCCTGAGGGGAGTCCTGCTCTGCCGCACCAGCCTCTCCCGTGCCGCGGCTGCTCGCTGAGCCAGCCCTGCTACCTACCAGTgccttttctccaggaaaaaaCACGGGAGTTTGGTCAGGTGGAGGTAGGATAGAAACAGCGAGATGTATGTATATTAGAATACATgtgtgaaataataataaaatatgtatataatttattattttggcAACAACCTAGCCCTCATAGTGCTGTGTGAGTTTGTAGGCAGAAGGGATGCAAGCCAGGTATGGACTTGCCAAACCCCATACTGTGTGGTCTCACATTTTCACCTGCTGTCCACACCCTCgggtgctgcagctctgtgctctgcTCACGTCCTCTGCCGCGGCCCAGCCCAAGTCATGtctggctgcagagcagggccTTCCTGCTCGCTCCAGTGGATTTAGGAGCTGCAAAAACTGGCAGTGCCTAGAAAATACAGCTCCAGTAGCTGCTGGGGAATGGCAGGAGTGCTGCCGTGGGGGGCAGAGAACTGATAGAACGGGAAGGGATGTGATGAACTCTTTACAAAGGTTGGTAACTTCCCGATCTGCAGAATGCTTGGAGTAGGGACGTGAGAACTGCACTGTGCCTGTATGATGGGGTGTGGCACTGAACCGTGGAATATAAAATGGTGTTTAATGTGCACAAGTGATGCTCTGTTTATTGTACCTGAGGGTGAGGGAACACGGCCTGACTCTGCACTGGGATGTTTGAGTCCGGCTTAGTGAGGATTCCCTGTCCCCAGGCCTGAGGGGATGCAGGGGGAGAACTGGCTGTGATTCAGACATCTGTGATGTCCTTCCCGTTGCTcaagagaggagagaaagggtTGTATTAACTTAAATGGCCAATGAGTTCTTTAAGTGTGTTTTATAGTTCCTTCTTGTTATCAGCCAACAACTGCCCTGGCTGCATTGTGTGACATTCCAGCCTGGCCTGCTAAATTCAAACAAGGCCCTGTAATTTGCACTTGTGAGTAAGCTCTCTCTTGTGAGATGGGAGAAAGAATTATCCCTTTTAATATAggtaataattttatttaaataaatcataAAGGCTCTATCCAGTGACAAATTTTGAAGGAACAGCTGATCAGCTTTTAATAGAGCAGTCACTACATGAATGtgcagaattttaaaataaacatgaaaggGTTTTGGTAGAaagccttctctcctcctctgctCTTTCTGGGATATAATTGTATCTCTTTGAAAACAGCATGGTTCACTGAATATTCATTAGGCCTTAGTTgaagaaacaaatacattttgCTTATTATCTCGGAGCTGATTCTTTTCTCAGGGAAGTGAATCTGCACAATCAGCACAAGTCAGTGTGTTCTGAGGTGCTGACAAACACTGGCTGCTGTTCTGGCTCCGGACGGGGACGTGTCCTCAGCCAAAATTTCCAGAGCGGGTCGTGGACCTCTGCAGCCTGGTGAGGAAggggcagaggaagggacagtgcGAAGCTGTTTGGGTTGGAACACCCAAGGAAGCAGCAGGATGTGTAAGCATGCGTAAGCGTCatccctcagcagcagcaggtgccGCAGCCCTTGTCTGCTTGCTAATTAAAACTGGGGCAGTGTCCTGGTTCTCCTGCCCtctggcagctcccagcctggTTTCCCGAGCGCCTGGAGGCAGCACCCGTGGAGGGCTGAGCCCACTTCTCGCTGCCGGTTCTGACCTCCCCTGGTACCTCTCCGGGTGGGAGGTCGAGCGCAGGGTGCAGTGTCCCCCTCTGCACCCAGCCTTGGGGCCAGCTGTGGCCATTTTACAACCATTATTTTAAGAGCAGGAGACTAATGAGGAGGAGAGCTGAGTTTTACATTCTGATGAGGAGGTGATGGTGCTGGCTGCACAGGCTCCCCCGGGAGCCATAGCACTCACTATTTGCCTCGCCTCCTTAGTTTTTATGGGCCTGTGGAACGAGAGTTGAGGTTTACGGCAGCGACACATCCGTGCAGCAGCGCTTGCACTGACCTTGGCTGCTGAGTTCATCATTTGGCTCTGCCAGGAAGCAGGAACATGTTTTTCTCAGGGGCTAGAGGTGGGATGTGGTTTCGATGTGGTTTCTGTGTCAGATTTGCTCCCTGAATTTGGCTGTTAGGGAAGCTGAACTCGTGTCTGTGTTCATTTTGCCTCGTGCTCATTCCTGGTTGTTTCTTTTCCCAGCCTGAGCAGAGATCAGAGGCCTGAACTCCACAGATTTTATGATAAATCCCCCACGCTGATTTACACCTGTGCCTTCTGCAGTTGGGACTGAAGTGTTGTGGTATTTGGGCACAGTTCAGCGGTGGAGGGGGCTTGTTCTGCTGGGATTGCCGGTTAATGTCACCGGGCGCAGAATCTCTGCTCTGGAGAAAGCACAGAGCCAGGAATTGGTACCCAGACTTGGCAGGACCATGAGTGTCTGGGATTTGTTACCCACAAAGAAGCCTGCTAGGTTTTCATTGTCCAGAGCATAGTGTTTAAAAGCCTTAATTCCAACCAATTTTGTAAGTGTCCTCCTAAGATACATTTTGTGATGAAGCTCAGCCCTCACCTCTGGTATCCCAAACAAGTTCTGGTGCATCCCTGAGGGACCACAGGAGCCAGCAGCCCTGTCACACGTTGAAAGCTGGTCTGACCCTGTTCACCCATCGGCAAACACCTAACAAGGCGGTTGGCAGCTCCCTTTTCCCAGCACAGCCCTAAAGTGTGGGGCTGACATTTACTGCCAGCACAGCCGTGCTCGGGGCGTCTCCCCAGCCCAGGATTTCAGCACACGCAGCCCACACGCTCTCCTGTCCTGGACCTACCACCAGCACAGTGGGAGCTCCACGAGGCAGAAAGGTTGCTCTTCAAGAGAACAAGAGCTCATTTGTTCTCCAGGCCCCATTGTACCCCAGCCTTGAAGCACAAACCTGTTTGTCTGCATGTCTCATCTGTTTGTCCGCAGGTCTGGGCTGTGCTCATGGAGGGACAGGCGGCAGCGGGTGCTCTCAACCAGTGTTCATCTGCTCCTCACCGCCCGTTATTGCACAAGGACAATCTCACAATAACCGCCCGACACTCCCTGCCCAGCACTGTTCCCTCTCCAGGGCTCTCCAAGCAGCAGGTGGGTTTTCCCAGTGccagagctgcctgtgctgtgtcacGTCCTTCCCAAGAAGCCCCAGAGGGGTGCaggctgttttctttctgaatatcAGTGCAGTTGGAGGAATAACTGATGTTTTCCCGATGGCAGCCTGTAGGCACAATTTGATGTGGGTTGGCCAGAGCCCTCGCTCTGCTGAAGCCGTGGCAGGTGATGAGAGGCGTCGCCACTGAGCGTCCTGCCGGGGGAAacgctttccttcccttcccggGGGGTTTCTCTGCAGCAGACGGGCTGCACGCACCCGCGGTCCTTTCCCCTggcccccttttctccccccggCAGTGCCgctgcagctgcagcctgca
The DNA window shown above is from Patagioenas fasciata isolate bPatFas1 chromosome 16, bPatFas1.hap1, whole genome shotgun sequence and carries:
- the CDK5RAP1 gene encoding mitochondrial tRNA methylthiotransferase CDK5RAP1 — protein: MLPWRRALRPAGLLRSAGFPRAGAARRARCGPGGRGAALPAGPDLRHFLRGAAAGEPQPEPEPQPSSAPGPGKVYLETYGCQMNVNDTEIAWAILQKSGYARTRDLAEADVILLVTCSIREKAEQTIWNRLQHLKALKARRQPARPPLRIGILGCMAERLKEEILHREKLVDIVAGPDAYRDLPRLLAVAESGQQAANVLLSLDETYADILPVQTSAGGTTAFVSIMRGCDNMCSYCIVPFTRGRERSRPVASILQEVRMLSDQGVKEVTLLGQNVNSFRDTSEVQFQSAAAPGLTRGFSTVYKAKPGGLRFAHLLDQVSRIDPEMRIRFTSPHPKDFPDEVLQLIQERHNICKQLHLPAQSGSTRVLETMRRGYTREAYLELVQHVRESIPGVSLSSDFIAGFCGETEEDHQQTVSLLREVRYNVGFLFAYSMRQKTRAYHRLQDDVPADVKKRRLEELITVFREEAARAHRAMVGQAQLVLVEGPSKRSASELCGRNDGNIRVIFPDTETEDAAGCQAPVRAQPGDYVLVKVTAASSQTLRGVLLCRTSLSRAAAAR